From Xyrauchen texanus isolate HMW12.3.18 chromosome 12, RBS_HiC_50CHRs, whole genome shotgun sequence, one genomic window encodes:
- the LOC127652371 gene encoding ectonucleotide pyrophosphatase/phosphodiesterase family member 7-like: MWVAALCLCLCLRSLAGPVPAHRASARSKLLLVSFDGFRWDYDKDVDTPHLDAMAREGVKAKYVTPPFITITSPTHFTILTGKYIENHGVIHNMWFNTSTWEKKSYYKSQFVNEWWDSGSLPIWVTAQRQGLKAGSLHFPGTASTYQGESASVREVEPENYNYSNETAWQENVDKVMESWFREQDLDFVSMYFGEPDSTGHKHGPDSPERMEMVKQVDRTIGYLRSAAERNGLTERLNIIITADHGMSTVLRNGGVDEIVLSEIPGFSFSDLDFHIVDFGPAGMLLPKEGKLDTVYNALKDAHPHLHVYKKEEMPARLHFSHNDRILPIVLWADLGYVINGYLPVQFYKGEHGFDNDELDMKPFFRAVGPDFQNNLEVEPFETVNIYPLMCHLLGITPEPNDGHLNSTRHMLRAEGETT, encoded by the exons ATGTGGGTCGCAGctctctgtctgtgtttgtgtttgcggtCCCTGGCGGGCCCCGTTCCGGCACACCGGGCTTCTGCTCGCAGTAAACTGTTGCTCGTCTCTTTCGACGGTTTCAGGTGGGACTACGACAAGGATGTGGACACGCCACACCTGGATGCAATGGCGAGAGAAGGGGTCAAAGCCAAATACGTGACCCCTCCGTTCATCACCATCACTAGCCCAACACACTTCACCATCCTGACAG GTAAATACATTGAGAATCATGGAGTGATCCATAACATGTGGTTTAATACCAGCACGTGGGAGAAGAAGTCATACTACAAATCACAGTTTGTGAACGAATGGTGGGACAGCGGCAGTTTGCCCATATGGGTCACGGCTCAGAGACAG GGTCTAAAGGCAGGTTCCCTCCATTTTCCTGGGACAGCGTCTACTTATCAGGGTGAAAGTGCCTCCGTACGAGAGGTGGAGCCCGAAAACTACAATTACAGCAACGAGACCGCCTGGCAAGAGAACGTAGACAAGGTGATGGAGTCCTGGTTCCGGGAGCAGGATCTGGACTTTGTGTCTATGTACTTTGGTGAGCCTGACAGCACCGGACACAAGCACGGCCCAGACTCACCTGAACGCATGGAGATGGTCAAACAGGTGGACCGGACCATCGGCTACCTGCGCAGCGCGGCCGAACGAAACGGGCTGACCGAACGCCTAAACATCATCATCACCGCCGATCACGGCATGAGCACCGTTCTTCGCAACGGAGGGGTGGATGAAATCGTCCTCTCTGAGATTCCCGGCTTCTCGTTCAGCGATCTGGACTTCCACATTGTGGACTTTGGACCGGCCGGAATGCTGCTTCCTAAAGAGGGGAAACTCGATACGGTGTACAACGCTCTGAAAGACGCTCACCCGCATCTGCACGTCTACAAGAAAGAGGAAATGCCCGCTCGCTTGCATTTCAGCCACAACGACCGCATATTACCCATCGTCCTGTGGGCTGATCTGGGATATGTCATCAATGGG TATCTGCCGGTGCAGTTCTATAAAGGAGAACACGGCTTTGATAACGATGAACTGGACATGAAGCCGTTTTTCAGGGCGGTGGGACCAGACTTCCAGAATaatctggaggtggagccgtttgAGACTGTGAACATCTACCCGCTGATGTGCCACCTGCTGGGAATCACACCTGAGCCCAATGACGGGCACCTGAACAGCACCAGACACATGCTAAGGGCAGAAGGTGAGACCACCTGA